A stretch of the Conger conger chromosome 3, fConCon1.1, whole genome shotgun sequence genome encodes the following:
- the LOC133123142 gene encoding serine protease inhibitor Kazal-type 1-like, producing MKLTILVGTLVLLSLSVLSVTGQGEPGPREAQCPERSKDGICTREYNPVCGTNENTYDNECALCYHNEIAKENVMVKRNGKC from the exons ATGAAACTAACTATCCTGGTCGGCACATtggtgctgctctctctgtctg TGCTCTCAGTGACTGGACAGGGAGAGCCCGGGCCCAGAGAG GCTCAGTGCCCGGAGAGGTCCAAAGATGGGATCTGCACCAGAGAGTATAACCCTGTGTGTGGAACTAATGAAAACACCTACGATAACGAGTGTGCACTCTGTTATCACAACGA GATAGCCAAGGAAAATGTCATGGTCAAGCGCAATGGCAAGTGTTAA